Below is a window of Fimbriimonadia bacterium DNA.
GTGGTTCGGCAACACCTGCGCGAGAACCTCGGTATCACGGATCCGCCATCCGCTCTGCTGAAGGCGATTCTGATGGCCAGCACGCGTGACCTCTCACCTGGGCAGTATGGCACCGGCACCCAACGCGAGATACCACCGCCGCCGAACAACGTGGAAGGCTTCGGACGCATGGATGTCGCCGCCGCCACTGGCCCGGCACTACAGGTGTTAGCGGTGAACGACACCATTCGACACGCACGATATGCCGATTACGTGGTGAACGTGCCAGGAGGCAAGCCGGAGATGAGGGTAGTACTGGTATGGACCGATCCACCGGGCCCTAGCACCTCCAGCTTTCAGTTAGTTAACGACCTGGACCTCAGAGTGGACGCGCCCGACGGCACCAGGTACTTCAGCCGTCTACGACGAGATAACATGGAGACGCTGTACTTCGCGAACCCGAAGCCTGGGCAGTGGACGTTCCGGGTAACGGGTTCGAAGGTCAAAACATCCTCGCAAACCTACTCCCTGGCTCTATTCTGGCGGTGGTAGGGTAAATCACCATCGGTCCGCTCTTCGCGATTCCTCCACCGTTTGCGGTGGACGGATCGCCACGCCCATACGGTCCCGAGAGAGCCTGCACTCGACGAACAGCTGGTGCTAGCGCCAGTCTGCATGCGACTCCGCGTTCTGTCATGCTGAGCCCGTCGAAGCATGAGATCGTGTGCAGCGTGCTTATGGATCTAGTAGGTTAGTACGCGGCCAGGGCTGCATGCTTCGACGGGCTCAGCATGACGGGCTGATCCGGTACCCTGCAACACACCCGCTCACGACACGATCTCTCGCTGGGCAGGGTGTCGAGATGCTCGCCGGTATGCGGCGCAGGCGAGGCTGCTTTCCCGGACCGTCGTTCTCGTCTGAGAAAGTCGCGCAGGAAAGCGCCCCGCCGAGATCTCGGAGTGGTCGGAGAAGAGGGTGGTGCAGCCAGGCTGGTCACGGCGCAGCGCCATCACCGCTGCCGCAGACCGGGTCGCAGCATCGCGCCTCTCGAAGGTGGTCACGCCGTCGCCGCCAGTTCTCGTCTACACGCGAGAATGCCCCGAAGTGCAATAATGTGGGGTCGTTGCGCTATGCCTGAGAAGCCCAAGGTTCTCGTCGTCGGACCCGTCCCGCCGCCTGTTGGTGGCGTGGAGACGCAAATCTCCACGCTGCTCGAATCTCCCTTGCGCGAGCGCTTCGACCTGGTGCACTGCAATACGAGCAAGGCGCGGCCGAAGCAAACACAAGGCAAGTTCGACGTCGGGAACATCGTCTGGGCGCTGCGTCACTTCCGGCAGCTTCGTGCGGACATCCGTACGCACAAGCCCGACGTAGTCTACATGCCCGTGTCCTCGACCCACGCGGGCTTTCTTCGCGATGCGGTGTTCGCGGTCATCGTCAATCGGCATCGCCGTCTGCTAGTCGGCCACGTGCACGGGGGAGACTTCGACCGCCTGTATGCCACTGTCAGCCGACCGTTCCAGAAGGTGATTGTTCGAACGCTGAACCGATGCGACGTGGTGTGCGCGCTCGGGACGATGTGGGAGAAACTGTTCCGCTCGGTAGGCGTCCGCTCGGCTGTGCGTATCGTGCCGCCGACCAGCTACCATATGGTTTTCGACCGAGGAGAAAAGGTGGCACGCTCACCCAACGGCCCGAGCGGGAAGGATGGCCAGCCGGTCACCGTGCTATTCGTTGGTCAGGTGGGGCGTCGCAAGGGTGCGTTCGACATCCTGGCTGCGGCAGAGTCCATCCGAGAACGTGCTCCAAACAGCAGATTGCTGATGGTAGGTCCGGACGAGTTCGCAGGCGAGTGGGAGCAGGTGATGGCGGAGGTGGACCGCCGTGGTCTGCAGGACTACATCGAGTTCACCGGTCCGCTACAGGGGGACGACTTGCTCGCAGCCTATTCCCGAGGCGACCTGCTACTACTGCCCTCCTATCACGAAGGCTTCCCCGCGGTGCTGATCGAGGCGGGGGCTTTCGGCGCTCCGGTGGTCACCACCCCGGTCGGCGCAGTCAGAGATTACGTGACAGACGGCGAGAACGGGTATTTCGTGGAGCCCGGGAACGCCGCACAGATTGCGGATCGTGTCGTCGAACTCTGCAACGACTCGGTGAAGCGCTACCAAATGGGGATATGCAACCGTGAGCGAGCGAGGAACTATCATCCCGATTCGATCGCAGCCAGGGTCGGCGATGCCATTCAGCTTGCCATGGACCTGCCACCGCAGCGGCGCGCGCTGGGCAAACGGCCACGCGTCTTGCTGGTTGGCCCGGTTCCACCCCCTGTTGGAGGCGTCGAGTCGGTGACGCGGTGTCTGCTCGACTCGGACCTTCGATTCGACTTCAACGTCATCCACTGCGACACCTCGCGTCGGCAGACGAAGGAGCACGTGAGTCGCTTAACACTACTTAACGTGCTGTGGGCGTCCTTCTATTCCCTAAGATACATTTATCTCGTGCTACGCCACATGCCGCACATCGTGCACATCCCGATGGTCTCGCTGCGTCTGCCGTTCGTCCGCGACGCGGGTCTGACCCTATTCGGTTGCCTCTGTCGGCGCAAGGTGGTGTTGCACAGCCACGACGGCTACCTGCCGGAGGTGTATGACCGTGCAGGGCCGATATGGCGCAAGCTGATGATCTGGATTTTCAACCGCTCCGAGCGCCTCGTGACCCTGACGGATTCGTGGAAGCACTTCTTCGAAGAACGAGGCGTGAAGCGACCGATAGATGTGGTCAACAATCCACTGGACGACATGTTCGGCGACGTGGCGAGTTATCGTAGTGCCAACTCGGATCGGCCGTGGACGGTGCTCTTCGTGGGCGCCATTTGTCGAGACAAGGGAGTACCCGATCTGTTGCAAACTGCAAAGCGGGTACTCGAGGTGCGTCCGGACATCCGATTTCGCTTGGTAGGCCCAGGGCGCTTCGTGGGGGAGTGGGCCGCCATGGTGGCCGAGCGCGGCAAGCTGGGACTGGACGACTTCGTGGAGATGCCGGGCAGCCTCCAAGGAGCCGACCTGCTGCGCGCTTATGCCGACGCCGACTGCTTCGTCCTTCCCACCTACAAGGAAGGCATGCCGGTAGTGCTTCTCGAGGCGATGGCAGCAGGACTGGTGGTGATTACCACCGACGTAGGTGGCATTCTGGACCTGATCGAAGACGGTGTGAACGGTTTCGTCCTGAAGCCGGGCGATGTGGATGGCTTCACCGAGTGCATTCTGGCCATCGCGCAAAACCCGGAGAAGTATCGGTGGATGGGTGAGGAAAACCGGCGAAAGGTACTCTCACACTATATGGCCCATGCCGTCGCCGAGCAGATGGCCGAGGTGTACCGCAGGGTGCTGAACCAGTGAATCTGGGCTGGACTCTGCGACGCCTGCGTGCAATGTCCGCCGCTGAGATCATCATGCGTCTGCGGCGGAGACTACGCGATCACCTAGTGCCACCACTTCGCTCTAAGCTATCTGCAGAGCAAGCGTTCGATACGTACTTCCGAGGAGAAAATCCACTCGCGTCCTGGGGTGAGGTGCCAGACGGTGTGATCTCGTTGCTGCAGGGGCCGCCACCTGCGTTGGAACCCGTGTCGCTAGATGCAGCTCTGCGGCTCGACCTGTTCGGCAAGCAGGTCGTTCTCGATGACCCACCCAACTGGCACAAGAACTACGCCACGGGTGCAGAGTGGCCGATTGGCGAGAAGATGGACTTCCACCGCACGGACCTTGCCGGTGGCCCCAAGTGGGTGTGGGAGATCAACCGGCATAGCATGTTCTCGGCGTTGGCATACGGCTACCACGCTACAGGCGACCTGGCGTACGCCGGGAAGCTGCTGGCGTGGATGGAGGATTGGGTGGATCGCAACCCCGCAGACAGGGGCATCCACTGGACGAGCGCCTTGGAACTGGCGGTACGGCTCGTAGTGTGGACGTGGTGCCTACGCATGGTTGCAGCCAGTCCGGAGGGCAGAGGGCTTCTCGCGCGCTCGCCCATGAAAAAGATCGTGGGTTGCATGGCACAGCACGCCGACTACGTCTGCAACAACTACTCGTACGGCTCCTCGGGTAACAACCACCTAATCGGCGAGGTCGCGGCCTTAGCCGTTTTCGCGCGGTGTTGGCCGGCGTGGGATAGTGCAGACCAGTGGCTCGTTTGGGCCCGCGCGATGGCGGAGCACGAGTGCCTGAACCAATTCTGGCCGGATGGTGTCAGCAAGGAGCAGTCGTTCCACTACGTACCTTTCATCTGGGAGTTCTACCTTCACATGGCACTCGCTGGAATACCTCTGTCGCCAGAAGTGATCGCTCGGCTCGATGCATCCGCGCGGTTCGTGGACGCCATAGCTACTTGCTCCGGATTCGTGCCTCAAGTAGGTGACGAAGACGACGGCACGGTACTGCGTCAGTTGCCCGGCGGCTGGCCTCGTTTCGGAGTGATCGGTTCAGCGCTGGCAACCGAGCTGGGAATACGGCTCGCACGACGCCCCATAGCTGGTCACCCAGAGGATGCAGTGTTAGTATTCCCGGAAGGCGGCTACACCGTCTTTCGAACACGCTCGCCGGAGATCCATGTGTTGTTCGATCACGGTCCACTCGGGTTCGGCAGTCTTGCGGCTCACGGCCATGCGGATGCACTCTCCGTCGCCGTATCGCTGGATGGGAGACCCTTGCTCGTGGACCCAGGGGCATATACGTATCACGACGAGCCCGCGTGGCGCGACTACTTCCGCTCGACTCGGGCACATAACACCGTGTGCATAGACGGTCGGTCGCAGGCAGAGATGCTGGGCCCGTTCCTGTGGGGCCGTCGCTATGAGGTCCGCGCCACCGCTGGCTCCGCACACACTTACCATGTCCCAGGCAGGACCACCCCCTTCTACGACGCCACTCACGAGCGATCGGTACGTTTGGAGGGCAGACGCCTCGTCGTGACCGACCGTATCATGGGAGGTTTCCGAAGCGCAGAGGCCGCTTGGCATTGTCACCCGGACGTGGAGGTCAGCCGTAACGGAGAGAGGGAACTGGTGCTTGCGCAGGATGGCAAGCGGGTCGCGCGCATGAGCCTGCACTTCGCACCTGCGGACCTATCGCTAGTCCGCGGCAACCCTGCCGACGACAAGCCGACCCCAGGGTGGTATTCTCCCGGTCTAGGCAGGAAAACACCTACTACCAGCATCCTCGTCCGGCTGCCATCGCGCGCAGAACAGCTCGTTACACACTTCGACTTCGATTAGCTACGTCCGCTTCCACCAAAGATGCTGCGAGGTGCCCCATTCCTTGCATGCCGCGCGAATGCGATCCATGTCGGCCGTGGTAAGCGGTCGGAATGCACGCGCAGCTCGCACGTTCTCCTCCACCTGTTCCATCGTGGTCATACCGCACGTTAGGGTCGCGATCGGTAGTGAGAATGCGTAGTGAAGCATCTCTTGGGAGGACACCACCTTCTTGCCGGCGTTCTGCCACCCTTTCAGGCTCTTCATGCCTGCCACCGATACGCCCTTCGTGTTAGCATAGGGAATGGTCTCGAGCGCAAAGTCGTTCAGATGGTAGTCCGCTGCAGACACCGGCACCAGGATGGCATCGAATGGGTAGCGCTTGAGAGCCTCGAGGATCACCTCGGGTTGCGTGTGCCCAGTGATCCCGATGTAGCGGATCTTTTCCGCTCGCTTCGCCTCCTCCAACGCCTCGATCGGCCCACCCTTTGCCAGCACGGTGTCCAGCGTACGTATGTCGTTGATGGCGTGTAGGTGCAAAAGGTCAATCATCGAGACCTTCATGCGTTCCAAGGACTCGGTGATGTCCTTGGCGGCAGCCTCCTTGGTTCGGCCCAGTGTCTTCGTCGCCAGGAAGAACTCCTTGCGCCGCTCGGCAACCCGAGCGACGGCCCGCTCTCCCGCTCCGCGCTGGTAGCTGGGCGCCGTGTCTATGTAATTCACGCCCAGGTCTAATGCGCGGCGCAGCATCTTCTCGCACAGGTCCAGGTCGTTCGGCGGAACCTCGGCCATGCCAAAGGCCAGTATGGAGGCCTTCCAGCCCATCTTCCCGGCGTCTCGCTTCTGCAGATCCCGGCCGGCCGCCTGCGCTTCGCCCGCCCAGCCGAGCCGAGCTGCCACCACGCTCAGTCCCGCAGCGGCGGCCTTACGCAAGAACTCCCGTCTCGTCGTACTCATCAGACCCCCCGCAAGCATACCCGCTGTGAGGCACAGGTTCGATTGACTCGCCTTCCGCTTGTCCCGTATACTCGCAGCGGTTTGCCCCCGCGTCCCGACTTCATATCGCTCTGGACGCGTGAACGGAGCCAGGGAGTACGCCTTGAGTACGGAAGACCTCTTGATGGACGCCGACGACATCCGGCGAACGATTGTCCGCATCGCTCACGAGGTGCTGGAGCGCAATCGCGGTTCCCAAGATTTGGTGGTTATTGGCATACTCCGCCGGGGGGCGCCGGTCGCCAAGCGCCTGGCCTTCGAGCTAGCCCGCATCGAGGGCGGGGCCGTCCCGGTGGGAACCGTGGACCCAAGGCCCTATCGCGACGACGTGGAGAAGGGTGAGACCCCTCCGGACAACACGGACATTCCTTTCAGCATCACCGACAAGAGGGTGATCCTGGTGGACGAGGTGATGCACACGGGCCGCACGGTTCGGGCTGCGATGGACACGTTGGTCAAGCAGGGCAGGCCCGCTTGTATCCAGCTCGTAGCGCTGATAGACCGGGCACACCGCGAGCTGCCCATCAGCCCCGACTACATCGGCCGTGCCATCGCGACCGAACCGGATGATTTCGTCCGCGTCGAACTTACGGAGCTCGATGGCCAGGACCGTGTGATCGTGGAGAAACGGGAGCAGCGACGATGAGCCTGTTGGACATCCGCAGCCTCGAGAGGAGTGAGATCGAGACCTACATTCGGGAGGCTATCAAGTATCGCAACGCCTGTACGTCCGGGGAGCCGGTGCCTCAGGTTTCCGGCACCGTGTGTCTCCTTTTCTTCGAAGCCAGCACTCGCACGCGTGCCTCTTTCGAGAGTGCGGCTCGCAAACTGGGCCTAAGTGGGTCCTTCGTGGCTCCCGCGACCAGCTCCATCCAGAAGGGTGAGTCCATTCTGGACACCGTAGTGACTCTGGACTACGCGGGTGTGGACTGCTTGGTGATCCGCCATCCTAGCCCTGGGGCACCACACAAGGCTGCCGAAGTCTTCGATGGGGGAGTGGTAAATGCAGGGGACGGCTGCCACGAACATCCGACGCAGGCACTCGCCGACCTGCTTACCATCATCAGCCGGAAGGGTACCGTCGCAGGGCTCACGGTCGCCATCGTAGGTGACATCGTTCACAGTCGGGTGGCTCGGTCCAACGCTTGGTGTCTGACGAAGATGGGTGCGAAGGTGCGTTTCGTCGGTCCTCTGACGTTGCTGCCGAAGGACTGCAGCTTGCTTCCTGTGGAGCCCTGTGACAACCTGGCCGCCGGACTGTCGGACGCGGATGTGGTGATGGCCCTGCGCCTGCAACGCGAGCGGATGAACGGTTATGACCTGGGAAGCCTGGCCGAGTACACCCAGCACTTTCAGATCAACCGCGAGTCGCTGAAATTGGCAAAGGATGACGTGCTGGTCATGCACCCGGGCCCTATCAACCGCGGCGTGGAGCTGGACGACTTCGCTGCGGACAGCACCTTCTCGGCGATACACAACCAGGTAGAAAATGGGATCTACGTGCGGATGGCGGTGCTAGCGAACGAGTTCGATAAGCTGCGAGGAGACGCATGAAGACGCTGCTCAAGGGTGGTAGGGTGCTCGATCCGTCCCAGAACCTCGACGTAATCGGCGATCTACTGATCGAGAACGACCAGATCGTCGAGATGAACGGGCAGGAGAAGCTGGAGCCGGGTGATACCATCATTGACTGCACGGGTCTGTGGGTGTGTCCCGGTCTCATTGACCTGCATGTTCACCTTCGCGAGCCGGGATTCGAGTACAAGGAGACGATTAGCACCGGTACGCAGGCTGCGGCAGCGGGCGGTTTCACTACCATCTGCTGCATGCCGAACACGGACCCCCCTCTTGACAAGCGGGCCATCATCGAGTACGTAGTGACGCGCGCGGCTTCTTCCGAGAGCGGCGGCATCTTCGTTGCTCCCATCGGAGCGGTGGCGCGAGGAATGGGCAGTGACCACCTAGCCGAGATCGCATCCATGAAGGAGGCCGGCATTGTTGCGGTGAGCGATGACGCGTTTCCCATTCAGGATGCAGAGATGATGCATCAGGCGATGCAGTACTGCAAGATGCTCGACCTCCCAATAGCCACTCACTGCGAAGATCTGAGCCTCACACGCGGCGGGGCAATGAACGAAGGCGCGATGAGCGCCGTGTTAGGTCTGAAGGGTATGCCACGCACGGCGGAAGACATCCAGGTCGCGCGCAACTGCGTGCTCAGCATCTCCACCGGTTGCCGATTACACGTGTGCCACGTCAGCACTTGGGGCGCCGTCGAGACCATCCGGAAGGCCAAGTCGCTGGGCGCGCCGGTGACCGCCGAGGTGACCCCGCATCACCTCATCCTCACCGACAATGCGACCGACGGATTCGACACTAACTGCAAGATGAACCCACCGCTGCGTACGCAGAAGGACGTGGACGCGCTCCGAGAAGCGCTGGCCGACGGCACCATAGACTGCATCGCCACCGATCACGCCCCCCACTCGCTGCATGAAAAGCAGCTACCATTCTCCGAAGCGCCTTTCGGCATCGTGGGGCTGGAGAGCGCAGTGGGGCTGATACTAACACATCTGACACATACTGGGGTACTCTCCCCGCTGCAGACGATACGCGCGATGAGTACGGCACCCGCCGAGGCCTTTGCGCTGGGTGGCGGAACGCTGATCCCCGGAGAGCTCCCCGCCGCACAGATCACGGTGATCGATCCTGACCTAGAGTGGACGTTCGACGTGCGCAAGACGTTCTCCAAGAGCCGAAACTCGCCCTTCCACGGATGGCAACTTCGCGGAAAAGCCGTGATGACCATCTGGGGCGACGAGGTCTACCGAGACGGCGTCATGGACGCGCGCGTCTCGACGCAATGAGTTGTGCACAGCCTGTTAGTTCTCGAAAGCGGAGACCGCTTCGTTGGCGAGCCCATAGGTGCGCGCGGACGCACCACGGGGGAGATCGTCTTCGTAACCGGCATGACGGGTTATCAGGAGGTCCTGACCGACCCCAGTTATGCCGGGCAGATCGTCGTTTTCACGTATCCGCTGATAGGTAACTACGGTATCAACGCGGATGACTTCGAGAGTGAGGGCGTTCGCCCGAGAGGCATCGTCGTTCTCCAGGCCTGCCACGAACCTTCTAACTGGAGAAGCAGGCAGACGCTGCCAGAGTTCCTGGCTCAACACGGCCTAGTGTGCATCGAGGGGGTGGATACTCGTGCGGTCACCCGGCTGATTCGCGACCAGGGAGCGATGAAAGCCACGATTACCACCGACGAAACCGGGGACGAGGCTCTTGCTCGCCTGCGTGCGGAGCCGGACTACGGAACGCAAACATTCGTCGAAGAGGTATCCACACACGAGCCATACTGTTGGGGACGTTACGGCAAAGAGCCTTTCAGCTCCTATGAAGAAGGTTACCGCTACCAGGTGGTAGTGCTCGACTGCGGCATCAAGTACAACATCCTGCGCCGGCTTGCCGCGGCAGGGTGCCGATCTCTCGTACTGCCAGCATCCGCATCGGCGCAAGAGATCCTGGCGCTACCAGCAGACGGCGTGGTGCTCTCCCCCGGCCCCGGCGATCCAGAGTTGCTAACATCCATCGTCGGCACCGTGACGGAGTTGTTGGGTAGAAAGCCGATCCTCGGCATCTGCCTTGGTCACCAGATTCTCGCATTGGCGCTCGGCGGGCGAACGGCGAAGCTCAAGTTCGGCCATCACGGAAGCAACCACCCAGTGCGGCAGTTGGCGGATGGCACGGTGCGAATCACCAGCCAGAACCACGGCTACGCGGTACTGGCAGACAGTCTTGCAGGGAGCGGAGCAGAGCTGACACAGATACACGTTACGGACGAGTCCGTCGAGGGCTTTCGGCACGATGAACTTCGCCTGACCGCCATCCAGTACCACCCCGAGGCGGCTCCCGGTCCTTGGGACAGCAGACACTACATCCCCGACTTCCTGGCCAGTCTGGATAGGTGAACGGGCCAGGCACCTACCGGCGGGAGCCTACTTCGCGGCGTGTGCGTAGGTAGTCTCGCAGTCCCACCCACGGCCTTGGATCCAATTGCTCCCGAATGTCGGGACATATGCCGCAGCGCGAACACACACTGACATCGCACGGTGGGTCCTGTTGCCCTCGCAGCGCGCGCTGCCATTCCTTCCACAGGTACGACTTGGGGAACCCTAGATCTATAATGTCCCACGGAAAGACCTCGTCGAACTCCCTAGGCCGCTGCGCATAGAACACAGGGTCCACTCCCGAGCGCCGGAAGGCCTCTCTCGTGGAGCCCTCTGCCAGATACAACTCGTATACCAACGATGACACCCGCCTATCGCCGCGTGCCAGCGTGGCCTCCAATACCGCCATCCGCGGACTCTCGCCTAACACACGTACGTCCGGGTACTTGCGAAGACGCGAGCGCACGTGTCGAACCTTCGTTTCGAGCAGTTTGAGAGGGTCCTGTGCCGCCCACATAAAGGGCGCGCCGGGCTTGGGCACATGACAACTGATGGAAAGCGAGATGCGGTCCGGTCGGAACTCGGATCGTATCATCTCCGCTGTCTCGCATATCCCCTCCACGTCCTCGATGGTCTCGGTCGGGAGCCCCACCATGTAATACAGCTTCACGCGACGTACGCCGTAACGCAACGCAGTCGCCACCGCGTCGCGAATCTGGTCTGCAGTCAGTCGCTTGTTGATGAACTCCCGCAGCCGCTCGGAGCCGGCCTCCGGGGCGATTGTGATGGACTTCTGCCCACCCGCAGCCATGTTCTCGACTAGCTTGGGTGTGATCGTATCAGCCCGCAAGGAGCTAACATTGTATGGGATGGAGCGAGACACGAGGTCGGTGGTTACCCCCTCCGCGTCCGGGTGATCATACACGCTGGCACCAACGAGACCCACTCGCTCACCTACCACCGTGTTCGCGTAGGTCTCCTGCACGGTGGCGCCGCTCTTGAACCGTGGAGGAAGAAAGGCATAGCCTACCACGCAGAACCGACAGTGCCGACCGCATCCACGCATAATCTCCGTCAGCCGCATATTGGAGAACTCGGTGTTAGGGGTGGTAATCACGCTCGACGTGTTCAGTCGTTCGAGGTCGTTCACCCACACGCGTCGGACGGGCAGGGGCACCTCGGGTCGCTTCGCCTCGAAGCCTGCTACCGTCCCATCCGAGTGATAGTGAACGTCGTAGAACGAAGGTACGTAAATGCCGGGGATGCTTGCCAACGCCTCGAGCGTGGCCTGCCTGTCGCCACCTGCTCCCACCACCGCATCGGTCAGCTGAGCCAGGCTCTCCTCCGCCTCTCCAACCAGCATGGCGTCCACGAATTCGGCAATCGGCTCGGGGTTCAGCACCGTCACCGGCCCGCCTAACAAGACGAGCGGGTGGCGTTCGTCCCGGTCGGCGGCCCTCAACGGAAGCCCCGCCAGGTCCAGGATTTGCAGGATGTTCGGGTAATCGGGCTCGTAGCTGACCGAAAAGCCGAGAATGTCGAACTCACGGACCGCCCGCTGTGTCTCTACAGTGAGAAGCGGTGTTGCCGTACGACGGTACTCCTCGCGGTCCTCGGGGTCTGGAAGAAACACGCGCTCGCACGCCACGCCAGGCATCTCGTTGAAAAGCCGGTACACCACCTGAAAACCGAGGTTAGACATGCCCAGGTAGTAGGTGTTGGGAAAGGCGAGCGCCACCCGCAGACGCGCGCCGTGGGGACGCAGGATCGTGCCCCGCTCGTCTTGGAGCAATCTTTGCAGTTTCTCGATCAGCTTACGGGACATGGAGATTCCTAGCTTGACTAAGCATCCGGTATTGTATCATGTAGACATGAGTTCGTCCCGGTCACTCGCCGCCGTAGCGGTTCTTTGCCTCGCCTGCGGCCTTTCGGCTCAATCGCTGTTTCACCAGAGGCTGGCGGTCGGCTTGGGTGCGGCGTCTCAGGGAATCCTGAACGAGAAGGGCCACGCGGCATTCCTGGCGGTCCCAGCCGACGGGCAGTATTACGATCCGTGGATCGCAGGCCGACCCTTCGCCCCCCACCTGCTTATCGGCGGGCGAACCTGCGAGCTATACGCACTAGACCCGACGGGAACCTTGCTCTGGGGCCTGCAGCGCGACTCGGTGGGGCCCTACAGGCACGCGTACCTGGATGTGACCGATCTCAGTGCCGAGGTCGGAAGCCTTACGAGCAACGCTAGAGGAGCGGGGTTTATGCCCGCAAGCGGGCAACCGGTTTGGTATGACGGTAAGAGGGTGTACGTCGGGACCACCGCCTACAGCGATGCTATCCTCGGTGGGGGCTCGACCTCGATCGGCACCGCGCTGGTAGACGATGCCGGCAACATCGCCTGGTCGGGAAGCGGTCCGGCAACGGGTGGGCAGCGCGATGTCTTCTTCAACTCCACGAACCTGAGCGCAGCTGTACTCGGCTCTTCGCGCTTCGCGGCTCCGGTGGCCACCTCCGGCGGAAAGACCGCCTGGTTCGGATACGGCAGCCTCACCGACGGGAACACCGACTCCTTTGTCAACACTACCAACGTCAGCCGCGCAGCGCTCGGCACGGACCCGCGCGAGGCCTATCCTAAGGCGGTCAACGCCTTTGGAAAGCTGCTGTGGTCGGGCTGGGGCACTGCGACCTTCGGCGGGCTCGACGTGTTCCTGGACGGCACCAATCTCAGCATGCCGCTTCTAGGCAACGGGGAGGACCGCTCGGCTACTCCCATTGGGATGAGCCCAACGGCCTCGGCCCTTTGGATCGGGCAGTCGTTCCAGGCGACCGGAAGCGCTCCTGTGCTCTATCTCAACTCCACCAACTACAGCGGGCCGATCCTGGGGAGCGGCGGCGACGTGGTGGCCCTCGGGATCACCGATGGCGGAGTTCCTGTCTGGGCCGGCACGGGCGAAGGCACCTCGGGCCGCCGCAACGTCTTTCGCGGAACAGTCAACGTGACCAAAGCGGCCTACGGGGGCACGAGCCGCTTCAGCTTCCTCATGGCGATGAACCGAAGGGGCCAGGTGTTGTGGAGGGCAGAAGAGCCGGAAGGCACCCTCACCGTGTGGCTGACATCGCCCAGCCTCCCGACCACCCTCACCGGAACCATCGACCTCGATGGTCTCGCCGACCCACAGCCGCGCGATGTGGTGTTCGAGTTCTTGGAGCCGGGAACGGGCGACGTGCTGTTCACGCAGGACGTGTACCTGTATGCCGATGGCTCCTTCTACGCCGAACCGCCGCAGACCGGCCTCTTCGACATTCGCGTGCGCTCCCCGCATTTCGTAAGCCGCGTGGCTCGGGGCATTCCCGTGTGCG
It encodes the following:
- a CDS encoding dihydroorotase, translated to MKTLLKGGRVLDPSQNLDVIGDLLIENDQIVEMNGQEKLEPGDTIIDCTGLWVCPGLIDLHVHLREPGFEYKETISTGTQAAAAGGFTTICCMPNTDPPLDKRAIIEYVVTRAASSESGGIFVAPIGAVARGMGSDHLAEIASMKEAGIVAVSDDAFPIQDAEMMHQAMQYCKMLDLPIATHCEDLSLTRGGAMNEGAMSAVLGLKGMPRTAEDIQVARNCVLSISTGCRLHVCHVSTWGAVETIRKAKSLGAPVTAEVTPHHLILTDNATDGFDTNCKMNPPLRTQKDVDALREALADGTIDCIATDHAPHSLHEKQLPFSEAPFGIVGLESAVGLILTHLTHTGVLSPLQTIRAMSTAPAEAFALGGGTLIPGELPAAQITVIDPDLEWTFDVRKTFSKSRNSPFHGWQLRGKAVMTIWGDEVYRDGVMDARVSTQ
- the carA gene encoding glutamine-hydrolyzing carbamoyl-phosphate synthase small subunit, coding for MHSLLVLESGDRFVGEPIGARGRTTGEIVFVTGMTGYQEVLTDPSYAGQIVVFTYPLIGNYGINADDFESEGVRPRGIVVLQACHEPSNWRSRQTLPEFLAQHGLVCIEGVDTRAVTRLIRDQGAMKATITTDETGDEALARLRAEPDYGTQTFVEEVSTHEPYCWGRYGKEPFSSYEEGYRYQVVVLDCGIKYNILRRLAAAGCRSLVLPASASAQEILALPADGVVLSPGPGDPELLTSIVGTVTELLGRKPILGICLGHQILALALGGRTAKLKFGHHGSNHPVRQLADGTVRITSQNHGYAVLADSLAGSGAELTQIHVTDESVEGFRHDELRLTAIQYHPEAAPGPWDSRHYIPDFLASLDR
- a CDS encoding TIGR03960 family B12-binding radical SAM protein; this encodes MSRKLIEKLQRLLQDERGTILRPHGARLRVALAFPNTYYLGMSNLGFQVVYRLFNEMPGVACERVFLPDPEDREEYRRTATPLLTVETQRAVREFDILGFSVSYEPDYPNILQILDLAGLPLRAADRDERHPLVLLGGPVTVLNPEPIAEFVDAMLVGEAEESLAQLTDAVVGAGGDRQATLEALASIPGIYVPSFYDVHYHSDGTVAGFEAKRPEVPLPVRRVWVNDLERLNTSSVITTPNTEFSNMRLTEIMRGCGRHCRFCVVGYAFLPPRFKSGATVQETYANTVVGERVGLVGASVYDHPDAEGVTTDLVSRSIPYNVSSLRADTITPKLVENMAAGGQKSITIAPEAGSERLREFINKRLTADQIRDAVATALRYGVRRVKLYYMVGLPTETIEDVEGICETAEMIRSEFRPDRISLSISCHVPKPGAPFMWAAQDPLKLLETKVRHVRSRLRKYPDVRVLGESPRMAVLEATLARGDRRVSSLVYELYLAEGSTREAFRRSGVDPVFYAQRPREFDEVFPWDIIDLGFPKSYLWKEWQRALRGQQDPPCDVSVCSRCGICPDIREQLDPRPWVGLRDYLRTRREVGSRR